From the genome of Hathewaya histolytica, one region includes:
- a CDS encoding OmpA family protein, whose product MSRKKVKEDSVDTNSWLGTYADTITLLLTFFVLLYSYSNVDAQKFKQLSNALQGAFTGKSSDKILDFNISEGENPIVGLENNVNGKNMKPKEDVKENYENLKKQIKDEKLDEYLQVKVDSRGYIFEIKDKILFETGKADLKSESMPILNFISKYIANIDNEIMVEGHTDNIPIKNYKYNDNLDLSSDRANNVTRYFIQNKNINPKRLKSMGLGEYHPIVPNDSDGNKAKNRRVNVLIVSNSKKERK is encoded by the coding sequence ATGTCTAGAAAAAAGGTTAAAGAAGATAGTGTAGATACAAATAGTTGGCTTGGTACCTATGCCGATACTATAACCTTACTTTTGACTTTCTTTGTTCTATTATATTCTTATTCAAATGTAGATGCACAAAAATTTAAACAATTATCTAATGCATTACAGGGAGCTTTTACAGGTAAGAGTTCAGATAAAATTTTAGATTTTAATATAAGTGAAGGTGAGAATCCTATAGTGGGTTTAGAAAACAATGTTAATGGAAAAAACATGAAACCCAAAGAAGATGTTAAAGAAAATTATGAAAATCTAAAAAAACAAATAAAAGATGAAAAATTAGACGAATACCTACAAGTAAAAGTAGATTCTAGAGGATATATATTTGAAATAAAAGATAAGATATTATTTGAGACTGGCAAAGCCGATTTAAAGTCAGAAAGTATGCCTATTTTAAATTTCATCAGCAAATATATAGCTAACATTGATAATGAGATAATGGTGGAGGGGCATACGGATAATATTCCTATAAAAAATTATAAATATAACGATAATCTAGACCTTTCTTCTGACAGGGCAAACAATGTTACTAGGTATTTTATACAAAATAAAAATATAAACCCTAAAAGACTTAAATCTATGGGGCTCGGAGAATATCACCCTATAGTGCCTAATGATTCTGATGGAAATAAAGCAAAAAATAGAAGAGTTAATGTTCTTATTGTAAGTAATTCAAAGAAAGAGAGGAAGTAA
- a CDS encoding flagellar basal body-associated FliL family protein gives MAQNKNEKLNNEKGENKLQIVNVALLSLILIGMIAFGTYMFLYKGPNNNKVKNEQASGTVDIKRQEVYSLSDMTSNLADKDSKRYVKIKVALGYKKNDKLKEELDKKKDIISDSIVSVVRNKTADNFNGIGIDSIKKEINTKINTYLNEGLVDNVYFSEILIQ, from the coding sequence ATGGCACAAAATAAAAATGAAAAACTTAATAATGAAAAAGGTGAAAATAAACTTCAAATAGTAAATGTAGCCTTACTTAGTCTAATATTAATTGGAATGATAGCTTTTGGAACATATATGTTTTTATACAAAGGTCCAAATAATAATAAAGTTAAAAATGAACAGGCTAGTGGAACCGTAGATATAAAAAGACAAGAAGTCTACTCACTTTCAGATATGACTTCAAATTTAGCTGATAAAGATTCTAAAAGATACGTAAAAATAAAAGTTGCATTAGGCTATAAAAAAAATGATAAGTTAAAGGAAGAACTAGATAAAAAGAAAGACATAATATCAGATAGTATAGTAAGTGTTGTTAGAAATAAAACTGCAGATAATTTTAATGGAATTGGTATAGATTCTATAAAGAAAGAAATAAACACTAAAATTAATACTTATTTAAATGAGGGTTTAGTAGACAATGTGTATTTTAGTGAAATATTGATCCAATAG
- a CDS encoding flagellar biosynthetic protein FliO: MNYSVFKMIIQIVIFLPVTLFLIYTIVKYGSNKMQSFNNGRVINIIERTQISKEGFLVVAKIVDKYYLISTTNSKNEILQEIDRERVEHLLQEKSNKENAYINNILVKILPKKEE; encoded by the coding sequence ATGAATTATAGTGTGTTTAAAATGATAATTCAGATTGTAATCTTTTTGCCTGTTACATTGTTTCTTATTTATACTATAGTAAAATATGGTAGCAACAAGATGCAGAGTTTTAATAACGGAAGGGTTATAAACATAATAGAACGAACACAAATTTCTAAGGAAGGTTTTTTAGTTGTAGCAAAGATAGTAGATAAATACTATTTAATATCTACTACTAATAGTAAAAATGAAATATTACAGGAGATAGATAGAGAAAGGGTAGAACATCTATTACAAGAAAAAAGTAACAAGGAAAATGCATATATAAATAATATATTAGTTAAAATTTTACCTAAAAAGGAAGAGTGA
- a CDS encoding flagellar FlbD family protein — protein MIELHGLNNKKFYLNEDNIEKMEEVPQTVITLINDKRYLVKESINEILKKIKDFKKNIYTGNIE, from the coding sequence GTGATAGAATTACATGGATTAAATAATAAAAAGTTTTATTTAAATGAAGATAATATAGAAAAGATGGAAGAAGTACCGCAAACAGTTATAACTCTTATAAATGATAAGAGATACTTGGTGAAGGAAAGTATTAATGAAATATTAAAAAAAATAAAAGATTTCAAGAAAAACATTTATACAGGGAATATTGAGTAA
- a CDS encoding flagellar hook protein FlgE, whose product MLRSMYSGISGMKVNQSKLDVIGNNIANVGTTAFKGSRVRFQDMLSQSLIHASAPSRNQGGVNVGQVGLGVKVSGIDSIVTQGMMQPTGRNLDVAIDGLGYLLVGAGELPQSNAEGVSIDGSNFTIKSTNGMSINYSRDGALALDEQGNLLTSDGYRILGYAVNEKGGYNAETLSIDYNKNGLCSFVDANSKYGIKAGSTLVPLRIPDSMHVKASIVNGEAMSFVGKGDRGYINNNGTPKITINAPNNQYLGDNDIKVEVKYGKTDTDTTLAWRVYVNGEHAGKTGENIDLKALGFTTVNSTLNASAPSLNTSVSDDEKIKYSWSTDISAEGNKRVRTFMVEKNGVLKAVLEDGKVGVLGQLALASFKNSEGLERMGKNLYGNSPNSGEAVIRSGIGSDISNEDGFGDCIQGMLEMSNVDLAEQFTEMIVANRAFQASSKMISTGDEVLQDIINLKR is encoded by the coding sequence ATGTTAAGATCCATGTATTCTGGAATTTCAGGTATGAAAGTAAATCAATCAAAATTAGATGTAATTGGAAACAATATTGCCAATGTTGGTACTACAGCTTTTAAGGGGTCAAGGGTTAGATTTCAAGACATGCTAAGCCAAAGTCTTATTCATGCATCTGCACCTTCTAGAAATCAAGGGGGAGTAAATGTTGGACAAGTTGGTTTAGGAGTTAAGGTATCAGGAATTGATTCTATAGTTACTCAAGGAATGATGCAACCTACTGGCAGAAATCTAGATGTTGCAATAGATGGATTAGGATATTTGTTAGTTGGTGCAGGAGAACTTCCACAAAGTAACGCTGAAGGAGTTTCTATAGATGGTTCAAATTTTACTATTAAATCTACCAATGGTATGTCAATTAATTATTCAAGAGATGGCGCATTAGCACTAGATGAGCAGGGCAATTTGTTAACTTCTGATGGATATAGAATTTTAGGATATGCAGTAAATGAAAAGGGTGGATATAACGCTGAGACATTAAGTATTGATTACAATAAAAATGGACTTTGCTCTTTTGTAGATGCAAATAGTAAATATGGTATAAAAGCAGGTTCTACTTTGGTACCACTTAGGATACCTGATAGTATGCATGTAAAGGCTTCTATAGTAAATGGAGAAGCTATGTCTTTTGTTGGAAAAGGCGATAGAGGATATATAAATAATAATGGTACACCAAAGATAACTATAAATGCTCCTAACAATCAATACTTAGGGGATAATGATATAAAAGTTGAAGTTAAGTATGGTAAAACTGATACGGATACAACCTTAGCTTGGAGAGTTTATGTAAATGGTGAGCATGCTGGTAAGACAGGTGAAAATATAGATCTTAAAGCACTTGGATTTACTACTGTAAATAGTACATTAAATGCTTCAGCACCTAGTCTAAATACTAGTGTAAGCGATGATGAAAAAATTAAATACTCATGGAGTACAGATATTTCAGCAGAAGGAAATAAAAGGGTTAGAACATTTATGGTAGAAAAAAATGGAGTACTAAAGGCAGTTTTAGAAGACGGTAAGGTTGGAGTACTTGGACAATTAGCTCTAGCATCCTTTAAGAATTCAGAAGGACTTGAAAGAATGGGTAAAAACTTATATGGAAATTCTCCTAACTCTGGAGAAGCTGTGATAAGGAGTGGTATTGGATCAGATATAAGTAACGAAGATGGTTTTGGGGATTGCATACAAGGTATGTTAGAGATGTCTAATGTAGATCTAGCAGAACAGTTTACAGAAATGATTGTTGCAAATAGAGCATTTCAAGCTAGTTCTAAAATGATATCTACAGGAGATGAAGTTCTTCAAGATATTATAAATTTAAAAAGATAA
- a CDS encoding motility protein A, which yields MKKNDITTSLGLLFGIGLTIWGMSSGKSGLGIFWHAPSLAITMGGSFSALLINYPISQIKNMFKVIAQSFKNKSKSGIEIIENFITLSRKARREGLLSLEDEISDIEDNFMKKGLQMVVDGIEPEVIENIMELEIGEMERRHSNSATVLKSWAAYAPSFGMIGTLIGLVQMLANLSDQSTLASGMAVALITTFYGSVLANLFLIPLASNLTYKSDLEAVNKEMMLEGILAIQSGVNPRIIEEKLTSYLSPNEKLDYKKVSNYNEVIENV from the coding sequence ATGAAAAAAAATGATATTACAACCTCATTAGGACTACTATTTGGAATAGGACTTACTATATGGGGGATGAGTTCAGGAAAAAGTGGACTAGGTATATTTTGGCATGCACCTAGTTTAGCAATTACTATGGGGGGATCATTTTCAGCACTACTTATAAATTATCCAATAAGTCAAATAAAAAATATGTTCAAAGTAATAGCTCAAAGTTTTAAGAATAAATCAAAATCAGGAATAGAAATAATAGAAAATTTTATAACTTTATCTAGAAAGGCGAGGAGGGAAGGACTCCTTTCTTTGGAGGATGAAATAAGTGATATAGAAGATAATTTCATGAAAAAAGGATTACAAATGGTAGTGGATGGTATAGAGCCAGAGGTTATAGAAAACATAATGGAATTAGAAATAGGAGAAATGGAAAGAAGGCATTCTAATTCGGCAACGGTTTTAAAATCTTGGGCAGCTTATGCTCCATCATTTGGTATGATTGGTACTTTAATAGGACTTGTACAAATGCTTGCTAATCTTTCAGATCAATCAACACTTGCAAGTGGTATGGCTGTAGCTTTAATTACTACTTTTTATGGTTCTGTCTTAGCGAATTTATTTTTAATTCCACTAGCATCAAATTTAACTTATAAATCTGATTTGGAAGCAGTTAATAAGGAAATGATGCTAGAGGGTATTTTAGCCATACAATCAGGTGTAAATCCAAGAATAATTGAAGAAAAGCTTACCTCTTATTTATCACCTAATGAAAAATTAGATTATAAAAAAGTATCTAATTACAATGAGGTGATAGAGAATGTCTAG